A single genomic interval of Halobacillus halophilus DSM 2266 harbors:
- a CDS encoding O-antigen ligase family protein produces the protein MPKILHKDFYTKLLLLFIIFQPVLDILTFLSIRWTDSSLTIGIVVRVLFMALSLWFILFGNSSRYKKPIILYLAALAAAFGFGLVYNYFAKPIFDPFTELQFVAKTAYFSIMLGSYLLLFTTIEKVSTVRLRILQAISAAMLIVSISLLVAILTGTSTETYEWNKFGYKGWFFAGNELGSIVSISFPLVYLYALYKIESLKNSYLFIPVVLLAIVSILIGTKVPYFAVLMAAVIVFFSYLIYWLIQWKKKQKGSLLTLRLVLSFCFLLLFAAVSPFSPAFSNVAGDIGAIEEKTAEQEEKDKPSDTGDQDPGDKESEGSSDSDQAKQEEEQAKLMDSPILVILLSARNLYFAELYQDYTNADIVQKTFGMGYAGNYTDMEDRKLIEMDFFDLFFSYGILGFTLILLPFLFIIGLFVKLLFQVPGRLLHPENLLILLSIGFGTGIAFIAGHVLYAPAVSIYLAVAMSLLIINMLKMQNDHREAKQLASSSK, from the coding sequence TTGCCTAAAATTTTACATAAAGATTTTTACACGAAATTATTACTTTTATTCATTATTTTTCAACCTGTATTAGACATCCTTACGTTCTTATCCATTCGCTGGACGGACTCCAGTTTAACCATCGGCATTGTTGTGCGTGTGCTGTTCATGGCCCTTTCCTTATGGTTTATTTTGTTCGGCAATTCGAGCCGTTATAAGAAACCGATTATTCTTTATTTAGCTGCCCTCGCCGCTGCTTTTGGATTTGGACTTGTGTACAATTACTTCGCCAAACCTATTTTTGATCCATTTACAGAACTGCAATTCGTAGCTAAGACCGCTTATTTCTCAATTATGCTTGGCTCTTATTTGCTGTTGTTCACCACTATTGAGAAGGTTTCCACCGTTCGCCTTAGAATTCTCCAAGCGATTTCAGCGGCCATGCTGATCGTTTCCATTTCCTTGCTAGTAGCGATCTTAACAGGCACTTCAACGGAAACCTACGAGTGGAATAAGTTTGGCTATAAAGGGTGGTTCTTTGCGGGAAATGAACTGGGATCCATCGTATCGATCAGTTTCCCTCTTGTTTACCTTTATGCTTTGTATAAAATTGAAAGCTTGAAGAATTCTTACCTTTTTATACCCGTCGTATTACTGGCCATCGTATCAATTCTGATTGGAACCAAGGTTCCTTATTTTGCTGTACTGATGGCAGCGGTGATTGTGTTCTTCAGCTACCTTATTTATTGGCTCATTCAATGGAAAAAGAAACAAAAAGGATCCTTGCTCACGCTGCGCCTCGTGCTTTCTTTCTGTTTCCTGCTTCTGTTTGCGGCTGTATCCCCGTTTTCTCCTGCATTCTCTAACGTAGCTGGGGATATCGGGGCCATTGAGGAAAAAACAGCGGAACAAGAGGAAAAGGATAAACCATCGGATACCGGGGATCAGGATCCGGGAGATAAAGAAAGTGAAGGCTCTTCAGATAGCGATCAAGCTAAACAGGAAGAAGAGCAGGCAAAGCTGATGGATTCTCCGATTCTAGTAATCCTTTTAAGTGCCCGTAATCTGTATTTCGCCGAACTCTATCAAGATTATACGAACGCGGACATCGTTCAGAAAACATTTGGTATGGGGTATGCCGGAAACTATACAGACATGGAGGACAGGAAATTAATCGAGATGGATTTCTTTGATCTATTCTTTTCTTACGGAATCTTAGGCTTTACTTTAATCCTTCTGCCGTTCTTATTTATTATCGGTCTGTTTGTTAAGCTGCTGTTCCAGGTTCCAGGTCGACTGCTCCATCCGGAGAATCTGCTGATTCTTTTATCAATCGGCTTTGGTACCGGCATCGCCTTTATCGCCGGTCATGTGCTCTATGCTCCCGCTGTCAGCATTTATCTTGCTGTGGCTATGTCGCTTCTCATCATTAATATGTTAAAAATGCAAAACGATCACCGGGAAGCGAAACAACTCGCCTCCTCATCCAAATAG
- a CDS encoding general stress protein, which yields MDKKIIGGVFSKVGNAEQAIMDLQHHGYGSNDISVFAKDKSKVAVLEDEMDTSVSSNKGGRGKNSGKGAGLGALSGGVLGGIGGLITGLGLLAIPGLGQIAAAGPIAAALTGAGVGAGGGGIVGALVGAGMSENDARMYESHLKEGKVIVIVEATEKLQDKVYRAFITNKTENKSMYPEAYHDHETHRDSSAHDRNHKAHTNTEAHNHDHDSNHDSTDNHRNKSTRTNKEDPGHERKKEVNSHEDHSASTKSHGNPDDPFSNVRTHEPEKRTRTSERHHSSHSSHKRS from the coding sequence ATGGATAAGAAAATTATAGGCGGCGTATTTAGTAAAGTAGGAAATGCCGAACAAGCCATTATGGATCTTCAACATCACGGTTATGGATCCAATGACATATCTGTTTTTGCAAAAGATAAAAGTAAAGTGGCCGTGTTGGAAGATGAGATGGATACATCTGTCAGCTCCAACAAAGGCGGACGAGGCAAAAACTCCGGAAAAGGAGCAGGTTTAGGTGCCTTATCCGGCGGCGTGCTCGGTGGAATTGGCGGTTTAATTACAGGACTGGGTCTGCTTGCGATTCCTGGACTTGGACAAATTGCCGCGGCAGGCCCAATCGCTGCTGCCCTTACTGGCGCAGGAGTAGGCGCTGGTGGCGGAGGAATTGTCGGTGCGCTTGTAGGTGCCGGAATGTCCGAGAATGATGCCCGGATGTATGAGAGTCATCTGAAAGAAGGAAAAGTCATTGTCATTGTGGAAGCCACTGAAAAACTTCAGGACAAAGTTTACCGCGCATTTATTACAAATAAAACAGAGAATAAATCTATGTATCCTGAAGCTTATCATGATCATGAAACTCACCGTGACTCTTCAGCCCATGATCGAAATCATAAGGCTCATACGAATACAGAAGCCCATAACCACGATCATGACTCTAACCATGATTCTACAGACAATCATAGAAATAAAAGCACTCGTACAAATAAGGAAGATCCTGGCCATGAACGCAAGAAGGAAGTTAACAGCCATGAGGACCATTCGGCTTCCACCAAGAGCCACGGAAACCCGGATGATCCTTTTTCCAATGTCAGAACTCATGAGCCTGAAAAACGCACGAGAACTTCCGAGAGACACCACTCTTCTCACTCAAGTCATAAACGCTCCTAA
- the murJ gene encoding murein biosynthesis integral membrane protein MurJ codes for MKSKLGLASILFIGATLLLKVSGLIRDMVIAYYFGDSYVADAYLAAFIIPNMLILFMTNGMKNALVPTYIQSLEKNRGKTYLGQVFKGTLVLAFILSIIGMAIAPFLIPLLYPEFSPEATQIATWVTIIFFSCIAFVGMNAVLEAFFDAENKFSLSIVSQIIVILSSILAAFLFANQIGAYSLALGYLAGTILSLIFKLFLVVPRKVMDVKQKIEWPEVKQFYWIFLPVGLTVAVGQVNLMVGAIFASGQGEGAVTYINYAKNLVHMPQAIFGVTIATIIFPMLSKAITKDDTPQFKKGIEKGLTTMYLVLLPSVIGMMLLMPNLIELLYERGAFNNEATQATTNVAYLYFGSVIFFSLNNVINKGFYTMNKGHLILFISIGSILINVLFNFLFASWLGYLGIPLAASLMALFYTGACLIIFVRLVGGIDFKYLAVDYGKITFAVIIMSGAVIGIQQLIGGLPNLVQIIIVAIVGAVVFAASSFVMKINAFLFLLNNIRKRGKNSEA; via the coding sequence TTGAAATCAAAACTAGGACTGGCAAGTATACTCTTCATCGGAGCTACCCTGCTCCTCAAAGTGTCCGGACTCATCCGGGATATGGTTATCGCTTATTACTTCGGGGACAGCTATGTGGCCGATGCGTATCTCGCCGCATTCATTATCCCGAATATGCTGATTTTATTTATGACAAACGGCATGAAAAATGCCCTTGTCCCCACTTATATTCAGTCACTTGAGAAAAATCGCGGCAAAACATACTTAGGACAAGTTTTTAAAGGAACGCTTGTGCTCGCATTCATTCTATCCATTATCGGCATGGCCATCGCTCCGTTCCTGATTCCGCTTCTCTATCCGGAATTCAGCCCCGAGGCAACGCAAATTGCCACGTGGGTAACGATTATCTTCTTCTCCTGTATAGCCTTTGTCGGAATGAACGCGGTATTGGAAGCCTTTTTTGATGCGGAAAACAAGTTTTCTTTATCGATCGTCTCCCAGATCATCGTTATTCTGAGCTCCATCCTGGCGGCCTTCTTATTTGCTAACCAGATCGGAGCCTACTCTCTTGCGCTTGGTTATCTGGCCGGAACGATTCTGTCGCTTATCTTTAAGCTTTTCCTTGTGGTCCCGCGAAAAGTTATGGATGTAAAGCAGAAAATTGAATGGCCGGAAGTGAAGCAGTTCTACTGGATCTTCCTGCCGGTCGGTCTGACCGTGGCTGTCGGCCAAGTCAACTTAATGGTCGGAGCGATCTTTGCCTCCGGACAGGGCGAAGGTGCTGTTACGTACATTAACTACGCCAAAAATCTCGTGCACATGCCCCAGGCCATTTTCGGAGTTACGATTGCGACTATTATCTTTCCGATGCTGTCAAAAGCCATTACGAAAGATGATACGCCTCAGTTTAAGAAGGGTATCGAAAAAGGGCTCACCACGATGTATCTCGTCCTGCTGCCTTCTGTGATTGGGATGATGCTTTTAATGCCGAATCTTATCGAGCTCCTCTACGAACGCGGGGCCTTTAACAATGAGGCGACGCAGGCCACGACGAATGTCGCGTACCTGTACTTCGGTTCTGTCATCTTTTTCAGCTTGAATAACGTAATTAATAAAGGGTTCTACACGATGAATAAAGGTCATCTTATCTTATTCATCAGTATCGGATCGATCCTGATTAACGTGTTATTCAACTTTTTGTTCGCTTCGTGGCTTGGCTATTTAGGCATCCCGCTCGCTGCATCATTAATGGCCCTGTTTTATACCGGTGCCTGTCTGATCATTTTTGTGCGATTGGTCGGTGGGATTGATTTTAAATACCTCGCCGTTGACTATGGAAAAATCACCTTCGCCGTGATCATTATGAGCGGAGCGGTTATTGGAATTCAGCAGCTGATCGGAGGGCTGCCGAACCTCGTTCAGATCATCATCGTGGCGATTGTCGGCGCTGTCGTTTTCGCGGCTTCAAGCTTTGTTATGAAAATAAATGCTTTCTTATTCTTACTCAACAACATCCGGAAGCGAGGAAAGAATTCAGAAGCCTGA
- a CDS encoding WecB/TagA/CpsF family glycosyltransferase, whose product MKEQFLGVDVSSYSYEELKQNTIADIEQRRQSFIVAINPEKILQAQKDPNLKNLLNKATYQIPDGVGVLLASKINRGDISSRVTGIDMLLALCEQASTHDKSVFLYGAKPGVAEKAKDGLLKKYPNLKVAGVLDGYEKDQEHVIQTINEAKPDVLFVALGSPKQEYWIVDHMKDLDVRIFQGVGGSFDVISGRVKRAPRFFQKFGIEWLYRLITEPWRLKRQIKLPTFLYKVWKERK is encoded by the coding sequence ATGAAGGAACAGTTCTTAGGAGTCGACGTAAGCAGTTATTCTTACGAGGAACTCAAGCAAAACACCATAGCGGATATTGAACAGAGAAGGCAGTCCTTTATTGTAGCCATTAACCCGGAGAAGATTCTACAGGCTCAAAAGGATCCCAATTTAAAGAACTTATTAAATAAGGCTACGTACCAGATTCCTGATGGGGTTGGGGTTCTGCTCGCTTCAAAGATCAACCGGGGGGATATCTCAAGCCGCGTGACCGGCATTGATATGCTTCTTGCCTTGTGCGAGCAGGCATCGACCCATGATAAATCGGTGTTCCTTTATGGAGCGAAACCAGGTGTAGCTGAAAAAGCGAAGGACGGTCTTTTGAAAAAGTACCCTAACCTTAAAGTGGCGGGCGTTCTCGATGGTTACGAGAAGGATCAGGAGCATGTGATCCAGACGATTAACGAGGCGAAACCGGATGTTCTTTTTGTAGCGTTAGGAAGTCCGAAGCAGGAATATTGGATTGTGGATCACATGAAGGACCTGGATGTACGGATATTCCAGGGAGTCGGTGGTTCGTTTGACGTTATTTCCGGCCGGGTGAAGCGTGCGCCAAGGTTCTTCCAGAAGTTCGGTATTGAATGGCTGTACCGTTTAATTACAGAACCCTGGAGGCTCAAGCGTCAGATTAAACTGCCGACGTTCCTCTATAAGGTCTGGAAAGAGCGGAAATAA
- a CDS encoding nucleotide sugar dehydrogenase: MKKSLCVVGLGYIGLPTSVMFAINGHQVHGVDVNRKAVEMVNAKQLHIEENGLQERLEEAVDSGKFTASLEPTEADVFVIAVPSPIREDKTANLDYVKKATESIVPFVKEGNLVILESTVPPRTVEDVMLPVLEETGLTIGEELFVSHSPERVIPGKVFQELVDNDRIVGGINEKSSEMTRDLYLSFVKGNIHLTDATTAEMAKVIENTYRDVNIAFANELALISDQIGVNSWEAIKLANYHPRVNIHTPGPGVGGHCIAVDPWFLAEIQPDLSKIIQLSRNTNDHMPVYTAGEVESFLKEQHIQDPKVALFGLSFKANIDDQRESPSLKVILELVERGISFSSYDPHIKENVASNQTQSMDEALEGADIVVILTDHDEFKQLDPAHIQGKMRSRLVFDTKNALSLDEWKDAGFLTKRLGDSKNG; the protein is encoded by the coding sequence ATGAAGAAGTCACTCTGTGTCGTCGGGCTTGGTTATATCGGCCTGCCTACATCCGTTATGTTTGCGATTAACGGTCACCAGGTTCATGGTGTTGATGTAAATAGGAAAGCTGTAGAGATGGTAAATGCTAAACAGCTTCATATAGAAGAAAATGGTCTTCAGGAGCGTCTGGAAGAAGCGGTAGACAGCGGAAAATTCACGGCCTCTCTCGAACCAACGGAAGCGGATGTATTCGTCATCGCGGTTCCTTCTCCTATTCGGGAGGACAAAACAGCGAATCTTGATTACGTGAAAAAAGCAACTGAGTCGATTGTGCCGTTTGTAAAGGAAGGGAATCTTGTCATTTTAGAATCAACGGTTCCGCCAAGAACGGTAGAAGACGTTATGCTTCCAGTATTGGAAGAAACGGGACTTACGATAGGAGAAGAGTTATTCGTCTCCCATTCACCTGAGCGTGTGATCCCAGGTAAAGTATTTCAGGAGCTGGTGGATAATGACCGCATTGTCGGAGGGATCAATGAGAAGTCTTCCGAGATGACCAGGGACTTGTACCTGTCCTTTGTAAAAGGAAATATCCATTTAACCGATGCTACAACAGCGGAAATGGCCAAAGTAATTGAAAATACGTACCGTGATGTGAACATCGCTTTTGCGAATGAGCTGGCGTTAATCAGTGATCAAATCGGCGTGAATTCGTGGGAAGCCATTAAGCTGGCCAATTATCACCCGCGTGTAAATATTCATACACCTGGACCAGGCGTCGGTGGACACTGTATCGCCGTGGATCCATGGTTCCTGGCCGAAATCCAGCCGGATCTTTCGAAGATCATACAGCTGTCCCGTAATACGAATGATCATATGCCGGTGTACACGGCAGGAGAGGTCGAATCGTTCCTGAAAGAACAGCACATCCAGGATCCAAAAGTGGCCCTGTTTGGTCTTTCTTTCAAAGCGAATATCGATGACCAGCGTGAAAGCCCGTCCTTGAAAGTAATTCTGGAACTTGTAGAGAGAGGCATCAGCTTCTCCTCCTACGATCCGCATATTAAAGAAAATGTCGCTTCCAACCAGACTCAGAGCATGGATGAAGCTCTAGAGGGAGCCGATATTGTCGTAATTCTCACAGATCACGATGAGTTTAAACAGCTTGACCCTGCACACATACAAGGTAAAATGAGAAGTAGACTTGTATTTGATACGAAAAATGCACTATCGTTAGACGAATGGAAAGACGCAGGATTTCTCACAAAACGACTGGGAGATTCAAAAAACGGATAG
- a CDS encoding metallophosphoesterase, which produces MKIRLGFLALMILLGAASIGKAIYDTNVFKVNHVNFESSELPAGEELEILQITDLHNKVFGAENEKLVRTAEELNPDLIVITGDLVDHSTEQLQHVFNLAEKLKAIQEDVYYVSGNHEWENERTEELFQGLRERNVTMLDNTHVTLQREKTTINIAGVADSSTDHENMEQAFEGIDNSAYTILLSHSPNVVTKYDDIPADLILSGHTHGGQVRFPFIGAVVAPDQGLFPDLTKGVYQVDSGSTLYIDSGLGTSIAPVRFWNQSQMSLLTISGSNEAN; this is translated from the coding sequence ATGAAAATACGACTAGGTTTCTTAGCATTGATGATCCTACTAGGCGCTGCCTCGATTGGAAAAGCGATCTATGACACCAATGTATTTAAAGTTAATCACGTAAATTTTGAAAGCAGCGAGCTTCCCGCGGGCGAGGAGCTTGAAATATTACAAATTACCGACTTACATAATAAGGTTTTCGGAGCCGAAAATGAAAAACTGGTTCGTACAGCTGAAGAATTGAACCCTGATCTAATCGTCATTACCGGAGATTTGGTCGACCATAGTACCGAGCAGTTACAACATGTTTTTAACCTGGCAGAAAAATTGAAAGCCATCCAGGAAGACGTCTATTATGTATCGGGCAATCATGAATGGGAAAATGAGCGGACAGAAGAATTGTTCCAGGGGCTTCGGGAAAGAAACGTTACGATGCTGGACAATACCCATGTTACCCTCCAGCGGGAGAAGACGACGATCAATATAGCCGGGGTTGCAGACAGTTCCACAGATCATGAAAATATGGAACAAGCATTTGAAGGGATCGACAACAGTGCTTATACGATTCTTCTATCTCATTCTCCAAACGTTGTTACGAAGTACGACGACATTCCGGCCGACTTGATTTTGAGCGGCCATACGCACGGCGGGCAGGTTCGATTCCCATTCATTGGAGCGGTAGTGGCCCCAGATCAGGGCTTATTTCCGGATCTAACGAAAGGAGTCTATCAAGTAGATTCCGGTTCAACGTTATATATTGATAGCGGGCTGGGAACGAGTATCGCTCCTGTACGGTTCTGGAATCAGAGCCAGATGAGCCTGCTTACAATTTCCGGTTCTAATGAAGCAAATTAA